The genomic stretch ACATCCAATAAATTGAATATCACATGAAAAAAATAACCTATTTATTTATACTGTTTTTGGGCATCGCGTTTACAGGATGTCAGGAAGAAAAAGGATTCCTGTTTCAAGATGTCACACGTATCAGTTTCAGCCCGAAAGAAGCGGGAAATTATGAAATGACCTACTCTTTCATTTGGGGAACTCAAAATCGAGACACCGTTTATTTGCCTGTTTCTATTTCCGGAAGAGTGGCTGACCACGATCGTCAGATTGAAGTCGTGCAAATTCCGGGATATGATGTTACCTACAATCATGATGACCAAGGCCATTTGACCGATTCTATCGTTACGGAATGGAGTAATTCTGCCGTTGCCGGAAAACATTATATTGCCTTTGAGGATGCAGAAGCAAAAGCATTATTAAAAATCAAAGCAGGAGAGATTACCGGGTATGTTCCTGTCATAGTTCTCCGTGATAACTCTTTGAAAACAGAAAAAGTTCGTCTTCGTATACAATTGGTGGTTTCCAACGATTTAGAATTGGGACAAGCTAAAAATTTAATTATGTTGTTAAATATTTCAGACCAATTGGAACAACCTGTTAATTGGACTCGATATAGCTCCGTGCAGAGCTATTTGGGTGCCTACAGCAAACCGAAACACGAACTGATGATCGAGGTATTGCATGATAAAGTGGACGAAAATTGGTTGGATCAAATGGTCAACGATCGACCGAATCTGATTTTCTGGAGAGGGAAATTCCAAGAAGCGTTGAATGCCTTCAATAATGACCCGGCAAATATCGCCAGTGGAAAAGCTCCTTTGCGAGAAAATCCGAACGATAGCAATAGTGCAGAGGTTACTTTCCCAAGTAACGTTTAACCAGATGATTAATTTTAATTGACATATTATGAGAATATTACATGTTATATTTACCTTGTGTATAGCCTGTTTAGAAATCGCCTGCTATGAAGACAAAGGCAATTACGACTATACAGACAAATTGGAAATCACTGTTTCGGGAATACAAGAAGCCTACAACCGAATAGTTGGCGATACCATTTCACTAAAACCCCAAATTACACCGGCCAATCGGGAATACGACTGTTTTTGGGGTATTATCGCGTTCAACAGTGGGTCTAACAACGTGGACACTATCTCTTTTGAACAGGACTTGGATTACAAGATCAGTTTAAGAACCGGGAGTTATAATTTGCTTTTCTGTGCGAAGGACAAAGCAACAGGTATTTACGCTTACGAGAGATACAACCTGACCGTGGGAACAGAAACCACAGACGCTTGGTGGGTCCTAAAAGAAAATAGCAATGGCACCGATTTGGATTTGATCACTCCTACCAAGACCATGCCCAATTTTATCTCCAGCATCAATGGTAAACAGATGGCCGGGGCCCCGGTATCTTTAGCTTTCACTCTTTATTATAGCGAATTCGATTCAACAACGAACGCTAACGTAAAGGTTAGTTCTGTCTTTGTCGCTAGCGAACAGGACATCGTGGCTTTAGACTATTATAGTGGAAAATTAATCAGAGATTATGACAACTTCTTCTATGAATTCCCTCAAAATCGGAAAGTAACCCACTTGTTCAATGGTCCCAGTGATATTCATGCTGTGGTTGATAATCACCTCTACACCATCCCGGCGATAAAAAATAGCGCCCCTTACACCCAATTTTCAATCAAAGTGGACGGTAATTATCAGTTGTCTTCTCAATACCATGCTGTCGGGGCAAAACTACCGCTGTTGTATGATGAAATCTCTTCCTCTTTTTGTAGTGTATCACGCGGTACTTCTCTTCTAATGTACACGGACAACTCCGGCATT from Butyricimonas virosa encodes the following:
- a CDS encoding PKD-like family lipoprotein, which codes for MRILHVIFTLCIACLEIACYEDKGNYDYTDKLEITVSGIQEAYNRIVGDTISLKPQITPANREYDCFWGIIAFNSGSNNVDTISFEQDLDYKISLRTGSYNLLFCAKDKATGIYAYERYNLTVGTETTDAWWVLKENSNGTDLDLITPTKTMPNFISSINGKQMAGAPVSLAFTLYYSEFDSTTNANVKVSSVFVASEQDIVALDYYSGKLIRDYDNFFYEFPQNRKVTHLFNGPSDIHAVVDNHLYTIPAIKNSAPYTQFSIKVDGNYQLSSQYHAVGAKLPLLYDEISSSFCSVSRGTSLLMYTDNSGISPNNMGMELIFMGSRSPSIYAQGDVAYAIMKNGNKHYLMNIDGTLINQVNSNPIKEMVEMPSDLGVLNADFRTVNENNDIIYYTKGNEVFACKLDAWEEIPQNLGIGSGETITYMEYVKFAPYGSEPDWFDYVVIATHQNGEYKLYLHPIQAGNIQPAEKVYTGEGKVKKALFIKLIQFSWGTGVYDSIAS
- a CDS encoding DUF4843 domain-containing protein encodes the protein MKKITYLFILFLGIAFTGCQEEKGFLFQDVTRISFSPKEAGNYEMTYSFIWGTQNRDTVYLPVSISGRVADHDRQIEVVQIPGYDVTYNHDDQGHLTDSIVTEWSNSAVAGKHYIAFEDAEAKALLKIKAGEITGYVPVIVLRDNSLKTEKVRLRIQLVVSNDLELGQAKNLIMLLNISDQLEQPVNWTRYSSVQSYLGAYSKPKHELMIEVLHDKVDENWLDQMVNDRPNLIFWRGKFQEALNAFNNDPANIASGKAPLRENPNDSNSAEVTFPSNV